Proteins encoded by one window of Paenibacillus sp. DCT19:
- a CDS encoding Na-translocating system protein MpsC family protein yields MELLDSNESKKKMCQYYNEISKELFGFGTTLLRVTVDQNIVTFFAKHRRSPRSDALEGEAPGLKLEVDFRMSVLYKKKFREKLEQHMGLPIEAVLRDYDASTQWAITNVILEQA; encoded by the coding sequence ATGGAACTGCTGGACAGTAATGAGAGCAAGAAAAAGATGTGCCAATACTATAATGAAATATCGAAGGAACTGTTCGGCTTCGGGACAACTCTCCTGAGAGTGACCGTAGATCAGAATATTGTAACCTTCTTCGCGAAGCACCGACGTTCGCCACGCTCTGACGCCCTGGAAGGGGAGGCCCCCGGCTTGAAGCTGGAAGTGGACTTCCGCATGTCTGTCTTATATAAGAAGAAATTCAGGGAGAAGTTAGAGCAACACATGGGTTTGCCAATTGAAGCTGTTTTAAGGGATTATGATGCGTCCACGCAGTGGGCCATTACCAATGTGATTTTGGAACAAGCATAG
- a CDS encoding zinc ribbon domain-containing protein has translation MKCPVCNHENENASFCERCGSNLTEVASTSSPAGASPDYESAAASESEYTRWSSKQDSPNHAPQDSSSNTSAPIPIRQPQEQAHTTENQASGDQQNNQWNNMMQNEKVQQAKEVSKQYASYFLSVLVRPYQAMKSVGEQHSFNGWLTMALIAVLSSTYFLIAFSSMEIPGIFISGFIRPLLLTAIMLIIAVALMYIILKVEKLTFRPKILVAQYGALLVPAVAALVLANVFTIISFSFSLYFVAIAYIIVIVGMNAVVFQYPLNRSKAAIDSIYTVLIANIVLVYVVYRLLLETLLSILSLFYSSFWRM, from the coding sequence ATGAAATGCCCAGTATGTAATCATGAAAATGAAAATGCTAGCTTTTGCGAGAGGTGCGGATCGAACCTGACCGAGGTTGCTTCGACTTCTTCCCCTGCTGGCGCTTCACCAGATTACGAATCTGCTGCTGCATCGGAGTCCGAATATACGCGTTGGTCAAGTAAACAAGACTCTCCTAATCATGCACCTCAAGATTCCAGCTCGAATACATCAGCACCCATTCCAATTCGGCAACCGCAAGAACAAGCGCACACTACCGAAAATCAGGCATCCGGTGATCAACAGAACAATCAATGGAACAATATGATGCAAAATGAGAAAGTTCAGCAAGCCAAAGAAGTAAGCAAACAATATGCATCTTATTTCCTTAGCGTTCTTGTTCGTCCTTACCAAGCAATGAAGAGCGTTGGTGAACAGCACTCATTCAATGGATGGTTGACGATGGCTTTAATCGCAGTTTTATCCTCTACATACTTCTTAATTGCCTTTAGCTCTATGGAAATTCCCGGCATATTCATAAGTGGGTTCATCAGACCTCTCTTGCTTACAGCCATCATGCTAATTATTGCGGTAGCGTTAATGTATATCATTTTGAAAGTGGAGAAGCTTACGTTCCGTCCCAAAATTCTCGTAGCCCAGTACGGCGCATTATTGGTTCCAGCAGTGGCTGCACTCGTTCTGGCGAACGTGTTCACGATCATTTCCTTCTCCTTCTCACTGTATTTTGTCGCGATTGCTTACATCATCGTCATTGTAGGCATGAATGCGGTTGTGTTCCAATATCCATTGAATCGTTCCAAAGCCGCAATCGACAGCATCTATACGGTGCTCATTGCCAACATCGTGCTAGTCTATGTCGTATATCGTTTGCTCTTGGAGACATTGCTTAGCATCCTGAGCTTGTTCTACTCTTCGTTCTGGCGGATGTAG
- a CDS encoding DUF3105 domain-containing protein, whose protein sequence is MDPHMDHMQMNHEAGTSYLWLIIGAVILLLSIVAYVWASRTQGSIVAHMKKDERAIVKRKSRTIRITAHAMLGVSIVVIALFFMQGAFTKYIVADLNANATIDVTDDPYYGASHTEDPINYEMTIPTSGPHNPHDIKFGFYTDFPGYPYLVHNLEHGDIIIYYREDATDQLKDHLKYLTKFREAGAGILAVPNKDIPEGSEVVVTAWTKTMKLATFDDAKVGAFIQKYINQGPEKIPASIRQGGGTM, encoded by the coding sequence ATGGATCCACATATGGATCACATGCAGATGAATCACGAGGCGGGTACATCCTACCTGTGGCTCATCATCGGCGCAGTCATTCTGTTGTTGTCTATCGTCGCCTACGTCTGGGCTTCACGCACGCAAGGTTCGATTGTCGCCCATATGAAGAAGGATGAGCGAGCCATCGTGAAAAGGAAAAGTCGAACCATTCGGATCACAGCGCACGCTATGCTCGGAGTATCCATCGTGGTGATCGCTCTCTTCTTCATGCAGGGTGCCTTTACCAAATACATTGTTGCAGATCTGAACGCCAATGCCACCATTGATGTGACGGATGATCCGTACTATGGAGCCAGCCATACGGAAGATCCGATCAACTATGAGATGACCATTCCAACCTCAGGGCCTCATAATCCACATGATATCAAGTTTGGGTTCTATACCGATTTCCCCGGTTATCCCTATCTGGTGCACAATCTGGAGCACGGGGATATCATTATTTATTATCGTGAAGATGCAACCGATCAGCTCAAGGATCACCTGAAGTACCTAACGAAGTTTCGTGAAGCAGGGGCAGGAATTCTTGCTGTCCCTAACAAGGACATTCCCGAAGGCAGCGAGGTCGTTGTGACCGCCTGGACGAAGACGATGAAACTCGCCACGTTTGACGATGCGAAGGTGGGTGCTTTTATTCAAAAATACATCAATCAAGGCCCCGAAAAGATCCCAGCCTCAATTCGCCAAGGCGGAGGAACGATGTAA
- a CDS encoding methyl-accepting chemotaxis protein, whose translation MNSLFMRIFLFFSCLMLAAGAVLGVTMYRSSAELVEQSMGMQAQAVAERAAQSIDVAQYAPLSTGQNETDYYGTLREQLSQLREANGLKYLYTLGKREENGTATYYYVVDGVAADVSEDDFSPYGSVEETQYEGMLQAFANNESVHGELTQDEYGATITAYVPIHGTNGEVLGVVGADLDSTAVYDLMTRNRMTMIWTALVIVLLSVLLVYGFAHYLTRPLVRLKKIIAQVGKGDLTVDVELGRKDEVGQLATEFKHLVTDTRNVMAGIRKSSDSLLKAAEGVSVHSRATAEASQRIAKHTDHTAQGATEQVARAGEVTIAMEEITRSMQHIAHSASLVAGVSQETTLNAVQGQANINTAIDRMDKIHQANTQMSLSTLQLEQYSSKIESVALLMKGIASQTSLLALNASIEAARAGEHGNGFAVVASEVRKLATESEQSSLHVSELIAEITHQTQVLSEHMSASTTEVQSGLVVVQEAGRSFTSIHSGIDTINERLHEVSAASEQLSASAEEISASVENMEHISRESSSSIQEVSAATGGQLQSMGEISASAESLRVLSSELNGLIARFKI comes from the coding sequence ATGAACAGTTTGTTTATGCGTATCTTTTTGTTTTTTTCATGTCTCATGTTAGCGGCTGGAGCCGTGCTTGGTGTGACGATGTACCGTTCATCCGCTGAACTTGTTGAACAATCTATGGGAATGCAGGCTCAGGCGGTTGCCGAACGAGCTGCACAATCCATTGACGTGGCTCAATATGCACCACTCAGTACGGGACAGAATGAAACTGACTACTACGGAACCCTGCGCGAACAGCTTAGCCAGCTTCGTGAAGCCAATGGACTGAAGTATCTGTACACTCTTGGTAAACGGGAAGAGAACGGAACAGCCACGTATTATTACGTGGTCGACGGTGTGGCTGCTGACGTTTCGGAGGATGATTTTTCACCTTATGGATCAGTAGAAGAAACGCAATATGAAGGTATGCTGCAGGCTTTTGCCAATAACGAGTCTGTGCATGGGGAACTTACGCAGGACGAGTATGGAGCAACGATTACTGCCTATGTCCCAATTCACGGTACAAACGGGGAAGTGCTTGGTGTTGTGGGTGCGGATCTAGACTCCACAGCGGTCTATGACCTGATGACACGGAATCGTATGACGATGATCTGGACAGCACTTGTCATTGTCTTGCTCAGCGTATTACTTGTATATGGATTCGCTCATTACCTCACACGCCCTCTCGTCAGACTCAAGAAGATCATCGCCCAAGTAGGAAAAGGCGATCTAACGGTCGATGTGGAGTTAGGACGTAAGGATGAGGTTGGTCAGCTCGCTACCGAGTTTAAACATCTCGTCACCGATACCCGCAATGTGATGGCAGGTATTCGCAAAAGCTCCGATTCCTTGCTCAAAGCCGCCGAAGGTGTATCGGTTCACTCCAGAGCAACGGCCGAAGCCAGCCAGCGGATTGCCAAGCATACCGATCATACGGCTCAGGGAGCCACTGAACAGGTTGCCCGGGCGGGCGAAGTGACGATTGCGATGGAGGAAATTACACGTAGTATGCAGCATATCGCTCACTCCGCGTCGCTCGTTGCGGGTGTATCCCAGGAAACAACCCTTAATGCGGTGCAAGGACAAGCGAACATTAACACGGCGATTGATCGGATGGACAAAATCCATCAAGCGAACACGCAGATGTCCCTATCCACCTTGCAGCTGGAGCAGTACTCCAGCAAGATTGAATCTGTTGCTCTGCTGATGAAAGGCATTGCGTCCCAGACCAGTTTGCTTGCGCTCAATGCCAGCATTGAAGCTGCTCGTGCTGGAGAACATGGCAATGGATTCGCCGTGGTGGCTTCCGAAGTGCGTAAGCTCGCCACCGAATCTGAGCAGTCTTCCCTGCATGTGTCCGAGTTAATTGCAGAAATCACACACCAAACTCAAGTCTTGTCTGAGCATATGAGTGCAAGTACAACCGAAGTCCAATCAGGACTCGTCGTTGTACAGGAAGCAGGTCGTTCGTTCACTTCAATCCATTCTGGAATTGATACGATCAACGAACGTTTACATGAGGTGTCTGCTGCTTCAGAACAGCTCTCTGCGAGTGCAGAAGAAATTTCAGCCTCTGTCGAGAATATGGAGCACATCTCGCGTGAATCCTCATCCAGCATTCAAGAGGTGTCTGCCGCAACTGGCGGCCAATTGCAATCGATGGGTGAGATCAGCGCGTCAGCTGAGAGTCTACGTGTATTGTCCAGTGAATTGAACGGACTGATTGCCCGCTTCAAGATATAG
- a CDS encoding nucleoside hydrolase, translating to MTNQLNVYFNHDGGVDDLVSLFMLLQMDNVNVTGVSVIPADGYLEPATDASRKIIDRFGTYSVEVSKSNSRGKNPFPAAWRLHSFYVDALPVLNESGKMEAPLSTLPAHKHLIEKVRNTEGKTLLLFTGPLTDLARALDEAPDIEEKIDKLVWMGGTFEKGNVEEPEHDGTAEWNVFWDPEAAYRVWESGIQIDLVALESTNKVPLTPAVRNRWAAERRFEGVDFLGNCYAGCPPLVYSETNSTYYLWDVLTTASVGREDIVKKKTVNCIVIPDGPSQGRTVEQADGRPVQLVYDTDPEAFFTYMTDLGKKAAPQRY from the coding sequence ATGACGAATCAACTTAATGTGTACTTTAACCATGACGGCGGTGTGGATGACCTCGTATCGCTGTTCATGCTTCTGCAAATGGATAATGTGAATGTAACCGGGGTATCTGTTATTCCGGCAGATGGATATCTGGAGCCAGCAACGGATGCCAGTCGCAAAATAATTGATCGTTTCGGAACCTATTCCGTAGAAGTGTCCAAGTCGAATTCCAGAGGGAAGAACCCATTCCCGGCAGCATGGAGATTGCACTCCTTCTATGTAGATGCACTTCCAGTATTGAACGAGTCTGGCAAAATGGAAGCTCCATTATCCACTCTTCCTGCACATAAGCACTTGATTGAAAAGGTTCGTAATACCGAAGGCAAAACATTGCTTCTGTTCACTGGACCGTTGACTGATCTTGCGCGTGCGCTGGATGAAGCACCAGACATTGAAGAGAAAATCGACAAGCTGGTGTGGATGGGCGGTACGTTTGAAAAAGGTAACGTCGAAGAGCCAGAACATGATGGTACAGCAGAATGGAACGTATTCTGGGACCCAGAGGCAGCATATCGTGTATGGGAAAGCGGCATTCAGATTGATCTGGTTGCACTTGAAAGCACGAACAAAGTACCTCTCACGCCAGCAGTTCGTAACCGCTGGGCCGCAGAACGTCGCTTCGAGGGTGTGGATTTCTTGGGTAACTGTTATGCAGGTTGTCCTCCACTGGTGTACAGTGAGACGAACTCCACGTATTATCTGTGGGATGTACTGACAACAGCTTCCGTAGGTCGCGAGGATATCGTGAAGAAGAAAACGGTAAACTGCATCGTGATCCCGGATGGGCCTAGCCAAGGTCGCACTGTAGAGCAGGCAGACGGACGTCCAGTACAATTGGTGTACGATACCGATCCAGAAGCATTCTTTACTTACATGACGGATCTGGGCAAAAAAGCTGCTCCGCAGCGTTATTAA
- a CDS encoding MMPL family transporter encodes MQEGSGYGRWVAGKRSKWVTLLVWIIIAVVLGLVWPAVNDRETNNAQDLSDSKPSVQAAVVAQREFPGGEGLPALIVWHQAGGLTDEHIKQIQALTERLDQDPVEEQQAVVPLYQLPPQAIQGQLSEDGSTLVMPLFFNEGADAEQLEKGIDALQEKTAEIFGVNPFEVAVDDASSLSARVTGPVGISIDASGLFSSADVSLLIATVILVLVLLLLIYRSPVLAIIPIIAVGFAYMVTSPILGFMADQGWITVDAQSISIMTVLLFGAGTDYCLFMISRFRQILYHEPDKKKALFQAITGSSGAIAMSGFTVVAALLVLLLAEYGAYHRFAVPFSLSIFIMFIASLTLVPALLAIFGRGSFYPFVPRTHEMEVERAKKKGKPAPAPRKVKESWIGRTVVTKPWTVLIVTLVLLGGLATFSTQIKFTYDLLSSFPEDVPSREGFTVIGEQFSQGELAPVKVIIDAEGQETDLQSKLEALDYVSKVGYAQQGAENANITAYDVEFNLNPYSMEAMQHIPDLRATAEQALKDAGISNADTHVWIDGQTAEQYDIEVAGERDAKIIIPVVIGMITLLLLLYLRSVVATAYLIATVVLSFFSALGLGWLIIHYGLGADAIQGAIPLYSFVFLVALGEDYNIFMISSIWQKRKTMPLRQAIKEGVGETGSVITSAGLILAGTFAVLATLPIQVLVQFGIITAVGVMLDTFLVRPFMVPAITTLLGKWAFWPGKYVPIAEKQEEKQV; translated from the coding sequence ATGCAAGAAGGTTCGGGTTACGGCCGCTGGGTTGCTGGCAAACGAAGTAAGTGGGTAACACTTTTGGTGTGGATCATCATAGCGGTAGTACTCGGTTTAGTTTGGCCGGCTGTGAATGATCGGGAAACGAATAATGCTCAGGATCTGAGCGATTCTAAACCATCTGTGCAAGCTGCTGTAGTAGCTCAGAGAGAATTCCCTGGTGGGGAAGGCTTGCCAGCATTGATTGTATGGCATCAGGCTGGTGGACTCACGGATGAACATATTAAGCAGATTCAAGCGCTGACAGAGCGACTGGATCAAGACCCAGTGGAAGAGCAGCAAGCGGTAGTACCGCTGTATCAATTGCCACCACAGGCAATTCAAGGACAACTGTCCGAAGATGGTAGCACGCTTGTTATGCCGCTCTTCTTCAACGAAGGAGCCGATGCGGAGCAGCTGGAGAAAGGCATCGATGCACTGCAGGAGAAAACGGCAGAGATCTTCGGAGTGAACCCGTTTGAAGTAGCGGTTGATGATGCAAGTTCACTCAGCGCACGCGTTACAGGACCAGTCGGCATATCCATTGATGCCAGCGGATTATTCTCTTCTGCTGATGTATCGCTGCTCATTGCTACAGTTATACTCGTACTTGTGTTGTTGTTATTAATCTATCGTTCCCCGGTACTCGCGATTATTCCAATTATCGCAGTAGGGTTCGCATATATGGTGACGAGTCCGATTCTGGGATTCATGGCAGATCAAGGATGGATCACCGTTGATGCTCAGTCCATTTCAATTATGACGGTACTCTTGTTCGGGGCGGGAACGGATTACTGTCTGTTCATGATCTCTAGATTCCGCCAAATTCTCTACCATGAGCCGGACAAAAAGAAAGCTCTCTTCCAGGCGATTACGGGTTCATCCGGTGCCATTGCGATGAGCGGATTCACTGTCGTTGCGGCATTGCTTGTACTGTTACTCGCTGAATACGGGGCATATCACCGTTTTGCCGTACCTTTCAGTTTGTCCATCTTCATCATGTTTATTGCAAGTCTGACGCTGGTTCCAGCGCTGCTCGCTATCTTCGGTCGGGGGTCGTTCTACCCGTTCGTACCGCGTACACATGAGATGGAAGTAGAACGTGCCAAGAAAAAAGGCAAACCAGCTCCAGCTCCGCGCAAAGTGAAAGAAAGCTGGATCGGGCGTACAGTTGTTACGAAGCCGTGGACTGTGCTGATCGTAACCCTGGTGCTCCTAGGTGGACTAGCGACATTCTCAACACAGATCAAATTCACATATGACCTGTTATCTTCCTTCCCGGAAGATGTTCCTTCTCGTGAAGGTTTCACCGTTATTGGAGAACAGTTCTCCCAAGGAGAATTGGCTCCGGTGAAAGTCATCATTGATGCCGAGGGTCAGGAGACGGATCTACAATCCAAACTTGAAGCACTCGATTATGTAAGTAAAGTTGGCTATGCACAGCAGGGTGCGGAGAATGCGAACATTACAGCCTATGATGTAGAGTTCAATCTGAATCCGTACTCGATGGAAGCAATGCAGCACATTCCAGATCTTCGAGCAACGGCCGAACAGGCATTGAAAGATGCGGGAATATCAAACGCAGATACGCACGTATGGATTGATGGTCAGACGGCTGAGCAATATGACATTGAAGTAGCTGGAGAGCGAGATGCCAAGATCATTATTCCGGTGGTCATCGGCATGATTACATTGTTATTGCTGCTCTACCTGCGTTCTGTAGTCGCAACAGCATATCTAATTGCAACTGTCGTTCTATCCTTTTTCTCAGCACTGGGACTGGGGTGGCTCATCATCCATTACGGGCTTGGCGCCGATGCGATTCAAGGAGCGATTCCGCTGTATTCCTTCGTATTCCTTGTGGCACTGGGTGAAGACTACAACATCTTCATGATCTCAAGCATCTGGCAGAAACGCAAAACGATGCCGCTTCGCCAAGCCATTAAGGAAGGTGTAGGCGAGACCGGATCGGTCATCACCTCTGCGGGTCTGATCTTGGCAGGAACGTTTGCGGTACTAGCAACATTGCCGATCCAGGTATTAGTGCAGTTCGGGATTATTACGGCTGTAGGTGTAATGCTGGATACGTTCCTGGTGCGTCCATTCATGGTACCAGCAATTACGACATTGCTAGGAAAATGGGCATTTTGGCCAGGCAAATACGTTCCGATTGCGGAGAAACAGGAAGAGAAGCAGGTTTAA
- a CDS encoding TetR/AcrR family transcriptional regulator: protein MNSKQRTSRSPGRPKAGSDQASTQSKILMTASKLFMEHGYEPVSLQQIASQCHVTKASIYYHFSSKPELFTTAITRMMAMAMQQTARRLDEPGSLRQRLQNVAEVKMEQSHIDTETMMREAETYLNEEQLTQIRAAELQIYEVLAVHFQREMDNGYLRPANPMLLAHAFTSLLMLANREDVRNMHASIAALAQQLVGLFLDGAVQGN, encoded by the coding sequence ATGAACTCTAAACAACGCACTTCCCGCTCACCTGGCAGACCGAAGGCTGGCTCTGATCAAGCATCAACGCAGTCGAAAATTCTGATGACGGCATCCAAGCTATTCATGGAACACGGATACGAACCTGTATCCCTACAACAGATCGCGTCCCAATGTCATGTGACCAAGGCATCTATCTATTACCACTTCTCCAGCAAACCTGAGCTTTTCACAACAGCCATTACCCGTATGATGGCTATGGCGATGCAGCAGACCGCACGACGGCTAGATGAGCCCGGATCGTTGCGGCAACGGCTTCAGAATGTAGCCGAGGTGAAGATGGAGCAATCTCATATTGATACAGAAACGATGATGCGCGAAGCCGAAACCTATCTAAACGAAGAGCAACTCACCCAGATCCGTGCGGCCGAGTTACAGATCTATGAGGTGCTGGCTGTACATTTCCAGCGCGAGATGGATAATGGTTACCTCCGCCCTGCGAACCCCATGCTGCTCGCTCATGCATTTACGTCCCTGCTCATGCTTGCGAATCGGGAAGATGTACGCAACATGCATGCCAGCATTGCAGCGCTTGCCCAGCAACTTGTCGGCCTATTTCTGGATGGCGCTGTTCAAGGGAACTAA